One region of Faecalibacter bovis genomic DNA includes:
- a CDS encoding DUF4290 domain-containing protein: MEYNTLRSQLIIPEYGRHIQEMVNHCLTIQDEQERNEFAEIIIEVMGELNPHLRDVPDFQHKLWDQLFIMSDFKLDVKSPYPIPTKHDTVYSKPNKVEYPKSIYKYRYYGNNIRKMINVAVTWEEGEKSEGLYFAIANHMKKCYLKWNKETVDDNVIFEHLYELSDGKIDLRDVDENLVQPERQQNNNQNNYQQRTHSNYQHRSNNQNTNNQNNNRQNNQNRQNNNSNNNNQNRNNNRNQGVRNNNNKG, encoded by the coding sequence ATGGAATATAATACACTACGTTCACAATTAATTATTCCAGAATATGGACGTCACATCCAAGAAATGGTTAATCATTGTTTAACGATTCAAGACGAACAAGAAAGAAACGAATTCGCTGAAATTATTATCGAAGTAATGGGAGAATTAAATCCTCATCTTCGTGATGTTCCAGATTTTCAACATAAATTATGGGATCAATTATTTATTATGTCTGATTTTAAATTAGATGTAAAATCGCCCTATCCCATTCCTACCAAACACGATACTGTTTATAGCAAACCTAATAAAGTAGAATATCCAAAATCTATTTACAAATATCGTTACTACGGGAATAACATTCGTAAAATGATCAATGTTGCAGTGACTTGGGAAGAAGGAGAAAAAAGTGAGGGATTATATTTTGCGATTGCAAACCACATGAAAAAATGCTATCTGAAATGGAACAAAGAAACTGTTGATGATAACGTAATTTTTGAACATTTATATGAACTTTCTGATGGGAAAATTGATTTAAGAGATGTGGACGAAAATTTAGTTCAACCAGAAAGACAACAAAATAATAATCAGAATAACTACCAACAACGTACACATTCTAATTACCAACATCGTTCGAATAATCAAAATACCAACAACCAGAACAACAACAGACAAAATAACCAAAATCGTCAAAACA